From a region of the Hymenobacter jejuensis genome:
- a CDS encoding murein L,D-transpeptidase catalytic domain family protein, with the protein MNSFRTAFASAFISLSSILLPAATSPAANRPASSSGSGAAAVRIENEARRTLYLASFEQHVMRSYAQSKLVTADLAPDVYREALVGFYNLQQRGVISPSQHVLTIIDFNRSSRLKRLWVIDLREQRLLFHSLVAHGKNTGEEFATAFSNREGSEMSSLGFYVTGHTYTGKHGLSLKLKGVDPGYNTNAATRAVVVHGADYVSEDFVREHGRLGRSQGCPALPSNESSDIIRAIYGGSVVYAHAPRGVAYQSNWLQLDPALLAFARSQGIDSHG; encoded by the coding sequence ATGAATTCCTTTCGAACAGCCTTTGCCAGCGCTTTTATTTCGCTGTCTTCCATACTATTACCGGCCGCGACTTCGCCGGCTGCCAACCGTCCGGCTTCCTCCTCAGGCTCGGGTGCTGCCGCGGTCCGCATCGAGAACGAAGCGCGCCGCACGTTATACCTGGCTTCGTTTGAGCAGCACGTCATGCGCAGCTACGCGCAATCGAAATTGGTAACCGCTGATTTGGCTCCCGATGTGTACCGCGAAGCTTTGGTGGGGTTTTACAACTTGCAGCAGCGCGGCGTAATATCGCCCTCGCAGCATGTGCTTACCATCATCGACTTCAACCGCTCTAGCCGCCTAAAGCGGCTGTGGGTGATTGATTTGCGTGAGCAGCGGCTGTTGTTTCACAGCTTGGTTGCCCACGGCAAAAATACCGGCGAAGAGTTTGCCACTGCTTTTTCCAACCGCGAAGGCTCCGAAATGAGCAGCCTAGGCTTTTATGTCACGGGCCACACCTACACGGGCAAGCACGGCTTGTCGCTGAAGCTAAAAGGCGTAGATCCCGGCTATAACACCAACGCCGCTACCCGCGCCGTGGTGGTGCACGGCGCCGATTACGTAAGCGAAGATTTTGTGCGCGAGCACGGCCGTTTGGGCCGCAGCCAGGGCTGCCCGGCTTTGCCTTCCAACGAAAGTTCCGACATCATCCGCGCTATTTATGGCGGCTCGGTAGTGTATGCACATGCGCCGCGGGGCGTGGCGTACCAATCGAATTGGCTCCAACTGGACCCCGCTCTGCTGGCCTTTGCCCGCAGCCAGGGAATTGATTCGCACGGCTAG